The DNA window cacaaaacacacatgagaTGAGTCAATATAGTTCAGACAGCTCATAAGGAACAATCCCACTGAATAGAATGGAGAACATATAAACAACGGTTGCTATATTACAACGTAGCTAAAGGAAGAAACGTATATTCACCTAAATATTTACTTGAAATTTACCTAAATCACAACCTATTGATTCCAGTTAATACAAATTATACCTGAGAGATAAAGGTATTATATTCCTGGGGGATGAATGGAAAGCCTCAATGCTCTAGTCAAGTTTTCTATCAAGgaacatttttaagattttaattccaaacattttctaaaaaacatTAGAAGTTTTTCACAAAAGGGTTATGTAGGCAGTCACAGGAATAGCATCTCAAACACTGTTAAGAAGTAAGGGTTCTGGCTAGAAGCTCTTCTTTTAGCCTAATAACAAGCATTGAGGAAAATCATGGAACCAGAAAAAAGCATGAAGGTAGTTCCCTTTGATTTCTTCCTCAGTATCCTACTTCATTTTCGTGCATCAGGAAAGAATGTTGAGATGGGGTGACactgaaggacagaaagagaaggcATGTTGGCAGGAATGGCATGTTGGCAGGAATGGGCAACCTGGGAACTAGGACAGGAAGGCAGCTACAAACTAGCAGCACTCTCAGTGGTCTGACATGGAGATGTATAGACTTCACTCTCTGAGTGGCACGGTTTCACTATCATCAGTTTGTTTCATCATAGGGAAATATATTTCTGGTATAATGAGCAGTGGTTCACAGTATGAAAACAGCATCTTGACAAAAAGTGCAAAGTGCAAAACTAAATCAAGTGTCTCATAATATTCCTTACAGATTAGGAATGACTGAGTGATCACTGACAGACATTTTCTGATTGGAGAAGCACATACAATATATTACAATTGAATTTAGGGAAGGATCAGTAACTAGCCACAATAAAAATTAGTGATTACTTGACTAGAAGACCATGTGCACATAaagattaacaaagaagccttccTAGTTTGTGCTAACCTCTGTCATAATATTATTAGAAGAAAAGGTCATTACGCTGGATGGACTTCTGTGTATTGTTTCTGAAAGCCCTGGAATAGCACTGAGAGCCCTAGATGCTGTTACTGGAGACAACTTTAGAGCCAGAAGACGGCTGCTGGATGCTGTTGATGAAGTTGCATGTTGATCCAGGAGACTGCTGGATGTTTTTGATGAAGTTGCATGTGGCTTCATGATACTGCTGGATGCAGTTGGTGAAGACACCCGAGGTGCTTGGAATATCGTGCATGCTTTTACTTTAGGAAGGGGAAGGGCTTCCCCAGTACTGGATTCTGCCCCTTGTGTCAATGGAGTGGTGCACTTATTTCTGGACACTGTTGATGGAGGAGCATGAAGAGCCTGGACACAAATGGATTCTGTTCCTGGTTCAATTTGAGTAGTCTGGGCTCTGCTTGTGGCTATTGACAAAAGTGGCCCATGAGATGTAAGACGGTTGGGTGTTGCTGATGGAGgtgccacagaagccagaaaataaTTGGGTCGTATTGGTAAAGATACTTGAGGGGCCTGGACATTCTTGGATGCTTTTACTGTAGCAGAGTTAAGAGTCTGAATGCTACTGGATGTTCTTGTTTGAGGTACCTGTGTGACAGAGATGTTTCTGGGCATGGTTGCTAGAATATGAGGAACCTGAGAATTGCTGGATGCTGTTGCTGGAGGATGCAACTTTAGGAACTGGGATTTGCTTGTCAGTTTTGCTGATGGCGCTCTAGTAGTTTGGCCATTTCTGGATGCTATTGCCTGTTTGTGAGGAGCCTCTGTGCTATTGAATGCTGCTGGTTTAGGAAGGTAAAGGTCCCGGATGCTGCTAGGTACTGTTATTTGAGATATCTGAGGAGCACTGGAAGAACTGAACACTGTTTCTGAAGGCATAAGAGGGACCCCGACATTACTGAATCCTGTTGCTGATGGTACATGAGGAACCTGGGCACCACTGAACAGGATGGAATGTGCATTAGAGTTCAGATGAACATTTGAGTCTGAGGATAGAGACACTGGAAGATTGTGGCAAGGTGATGTTGGAGAGATTGGAGACATCTTTAAATCCAAGTGAGCTTCTAGAGGCTTCTGAGAAGACTGAAGTCTGCTCGAAGGAATTGCTGAAAGTCCTTCAAAGGTCAGGAGTTCGCTTACAGCTTGGAAGTTGCTGATTGATGACAATTCTACACGTTGTTGCTTTTCCTGAGGACCCTCTGTCTTTGAGATACTATGTTTTCGGatggttctgtttttctgtttctaaacGAAAATAggattgagaattttttttaaatcctgcttaattgtttttaaaatcagaGCAAGTACACCTTTTCATTTTCCCTTCTGAAAAGAGGACTTTTATCCTGTCAGTTTTCTCCTCGTCTGAATAAATTATTTTAGCCCACACTTAGGCTACCACTTAGCCTCCTCCCTTCATAATCAATATTATAACTTCATTTGAAAGCCAGTGAATTGTCATTGGTCTGGGATAGAAGGTTTGTTCAAAGTATCTTACAAAACTCGCCAGATCTTACTTGATCTGGTTCAACTACATGTCATTTTGAGAGAAGCTAGGCTTGTAGTAAAATTAGTTCATAGTTCTGGGCTTTCCTTCATGTAGAATTTCTAATCCATTAATTCTGTCTTATATATGTTCTCTATAGCACACAGAGAGCACAGTTCCCATACTTTTTGCTGATGTAAATGAAATGGTGTGACAGGTACCAAAAAATAATGGACTACATAGATGAATTCTGGTAGAtatggatatagctcagttgttgGAGTGCTGTAGTATGCCTGAATCCCATCCAGACTCATTTAAACATTTACTTTTTAGATCGTTAAAATGACCATATTTCCAGTTAAGTAAAACTATGTATGTGGGAACACTTTTACTTCAGACAACAGAGTTTGGGTCTTTATAACACTTTTCTAGTCTTAGAGTAGTAGCCACCTTTAGTggcttctttgtatatttttgatcCTTTAAAGTACAACTTTTCTAAAATACAACCATTGTTATGAAGCTGTTgccaaacaaatcaaaacagtgTTTAACTGTAGCCTATTTTCCTGGTCTGTATACATTTCCTGTTATATTTCTGTCACAATTTATGAGCACAGAGAGTTAGACATGCCCAAAGATTTCAATCCACAATATATCACAGGACTCTACCAGGTAAAGAATTGAACATTGATCACATAGATTATTAAATACAATTGTACCATGTAACAAAATGAGGTTTGTGTAAATTGTAGACATGGTGTCAAAATACACACCTAATAAATGATGATATCATTAAATACGTACAATATTAGTAGAAGTACCTTCTCTGTTACATCATTGTAATTTTATTAAGAAGTCTTAGGGATGGTAAGAGGAAGCAGTTAGTTCCCTTTATGATGAATGGCAGGGAGAGTTTGGGATATACCTGTGAAGGGTCTGAAACTGACTCTCAGCAAAAGTGACTATTAAAATTATAGGGCATTGGACAATAGTGGACAGCCATCAAGATTTCCAAAACAGGATAATATCTCATGTCAAAATACCTCCTGAGTACAATACAGAATGAGGAACATAGCCTTAGAAGATGGTCACCAGCAAAGGGAAACAGGATGAGAAGAAACTAGGCAATGGCAGGTTGAAACACTCTGGTATCCCCTATACTTTCTTCTGAACCCAAAGCAGAGAGCTGGTTAACAACACCAGAAAGCTTTTCATAAATACTCACCTTTTCAGTACCAACTGAGACTGTGTTACATGATAAGATAACTTAATGTGTTATTTAATAAAATGAGTAAAATCTTTGCAGTAGGGGATTAGTGAGAAGGTTTTCCAAGATTGTGGGGAGCCCAGTGATGTGCTTTGGGAAGGGGCAATCATTGGGAATAGGAAAGTGGTACCTTGTTTGAGGAACTGCTGGATGGTGTTGGTGGAGGCTTATGAGGATTCTGGAGGCAATTTTCATCCTTTTTTATATTGGTTCCTGAAGTTTCTGGAAGCTGAGCCTGCCCCTGGGTGAgcattttctttccactttcagtttttgtgatttgttttctctttttctgaaagAGCAACCTTGTCTTTCTCTCTAGATGCTCTCATGTATTGGAAGTTGAACCCTGAGCCTTGCACACACTAAGGTGTGATTGTTTTATCATCAGCCCTTGgggatgtttttaaaattaaatgatgcACAATATTTTCAAACTGCAAGAAGCTTTGTACTTATTACTTAATTCTAATCATATTTGTTTCATTGTGCACACACCTTATTCTTAACAGGTGAAGTGTATTGTGCAGTGGATTGAATAAGAATgtctcccatagactcatagattTGGATGTTTTCCCACCATTTATAAAACAGGAAATTTAGTTAGTAGGCAAATAGGTACATACAAATGTAATCGCACCTTTTACCGTTTCCTTGTGTGGTTTTGCTACTTCAAGGTGCAAGTTTTCTAAAATGCAACCATTGCTATGATACTGATGCCACTAAAACCATAACTGCCTTTAACTGTAGCCTATTTTCCTGGACTGTATACTGTAGAcgcccgacttgccagcaagaaggACAACAGAACAGGATTCTTCtgtacacgtttattgggagagcttgatagtGAAAGCAAAAGACCCCGAGCTGCAGAACTAGCACTACTTATATAGACCTAGGAGTGGTGTgtctatacctgattggttatactttcagtacctcatttacatgcctcgggccaggcagtgactcggcaaaaactctactgcacatgcgcacattggttgtttacccatattcatggttGTTTAACCATATTCATGGGCATCGGCTTATtgaaaccagcgccatcttgtaatggcatttaTTGGTTTCccacatctctctcttttttatataATAGAAAAGGCCTAATCTGATGATCTAGTCTCTCACTTTCTCAGCACAAAACGATCAGGAAGGATTTAGAAGGgcaaatcatgatcaccctactGAGTGcgatgaggaaacctcagcggtGTGTAAGgactgatcaatgatcgttgagtctctcatTTTAGTGTAATGGATCCATAGATCTGTGGGGTGTAAGAATAGAGGACTCAGATGTCgactaatttttgagcatagataaccaaacctCAGGGGAGGCACTGTTCTCAATGGCTAAAAGTGtttgagttataatcaccttgtcacgtttttgttgggttttgaatttgtaaaccaaccaaagcataaataccagtccacagcatatggcagcactaAACAAAATTactcccacccattttttaaagtaagaaaatgtagaagtaagccaagaggtaaagtctctaAGGGTCACTGGTTTCACTCTGGTTCTATTAAGGTTTAGGATCTGTATTTGCAGCTTTCTCTGTAACCTTTCTAGCTATTGTGACCAGTTCTCTTTTAGATAATTtgataaatctgtacttttaataaaagaatcattagTATATCTAATGGGAGTAATGTACACATGCAGGGTTGATgtcacacaactcatttgtatgacatctaTCATTTGTTCTATGTTATGTTGTAAAACATTTACTTTTTGATTTACTAACAATAACTTTGAGGAGATATGAGAATCTGCCCTTTGTAGGGTAAGCAATGTCTCAGACTTTTTTTTGTTACCTgatttatggtgtcagcagtattaacttgattgGCCATAGCGAATTTGCGGTAACCGCTGAAGTCGTGGACAGCACAATGgcagtaacaatggcagctgtgattttaaaatctctcttttgttgaACAAGACTCATGATTGGGAACTTTTTTGGATTTGCCTCAat is part of the Mus musculus strain C57BL/6J chromosome 1, GRCm38.p6 C57BL/6J genome and encodes:
- the Ifi203 gene encoding interferon-activable protein 203 isoform X4; this translates as MLTQGQAQLPETSGTNIKKDENCLQNPHKPPPTPSSSSSNKKQKNRTIRKHSISKTEGPQEKQQRVELSSISNFQAVSELLTFEGLSAIPSSRLQSSQKPLEAHLDLKMSPISPTSPCHNLPVSLSSDSNVHLNSNAHSILFSGAQVPHVPSATGFSNVGVPLMPSETVFSSSSAPQISQITVPSSIRDLYLPKPAAFNSTEAPHKQAIASRNGQTTRAPSAKLTSKSQFLKLHPPATASSNSQVPHILATMPRNISVTQVPQTRTSSSIQTLNSATVKASKNVQAPQVSLPIRPNYFLASVAPPSATPNRLTSHGPLLSIATSRAQTTQIEPGTESICVQALHAPPSTVSRNKCTTPLTQGAESSTGEALPLPKVKACTIFQAPRVSSPTASSSIMKPHATSSKTSSSLLDQHATSSTASSSRLLALKLSPVTASRALSAIPGLSETIHRSPSSVMTFSSNNIMTEAPRRGTVPKEPSREEGHHQGPKQVMVLKVTEPFTYDFEETKRMFHATVATETEFFRVKVFDTALMSKFIPGKIIAISHYIGCNGFLEIYRASCVSDVNINPTMIISNTLSESAIATPKISYLLSQAKGTFVNGEFVVFKKSERHECICYGIGDDTGKMAVVVYGRLTNVRCEPGSKLRLVCFELTSTKDVCLLRSVRHSYMQVINEGKPLNPDSVRRNSLEPYF
- the Ifi203 gene encoding interferon-activable protein 203 isoform X5, which gives rise to MSPISPTSPCHNLPVSLSSDSNVHLNSNAHSILFSGAQVPHVPSATGFSNVGVPLMPSETVFSSSSAPQISQITVPSSIRDLYLPKPAAFNSTEAPHKQAIASRNGQTTRAPSAKLTSKSQFLKLHPPATASSNSQVPHILATMPRNISVTQVPQTRTSSSIQTLNSATVKASKNVQAPQVSLPIRPNYFLASVAPPSATPNRLTSHGPLLSIATSRAQTTQIEPGTESICVQALHAPPSTVSRNKCTTPLTQGAESSTGEALPLPKVKACTIFQAPRVSSPTASSSIMKPHATSSKTSSSLLDQHATSSTASSSRLLALKLSPVTASRALSAIPGLSETIHRSPSSVMTFSSNNIMTEAPRRGTVPKEPSREEGHHQGPKQVMVLKVTEPFTYDFEETKRMFHATVATETEFFRVKVFDTALMSKFIPGKIIAISHYIGCNGFLEIYRASCVSDVNINPTMIISNTLSESAIATPKISYLLSQAKGTFVNGEFVVFKKSERHECICYGIGDDTGKMAVVVYGRLTNVRCEPGSKLRLVCFELTSTKDVCLLRSVRHSYMQVINEGKPLNPDSVRRNSLEPYF
- the Ifi203 gene encoding interferon-activable protein 203 isoform X3, whose protein sequence is MMAEYKNIVLLKGLENMEDYQFRTVKSLLRKELKLTKKMQEDYDRIQLADWIEDKFPKDAGLDKLIKVCEHIKDLKDLAKKLKTEKAKVQKKKEGKCKTAGKKKGQDELSSSESLFNNKESNKSVPSSKKKRKQITKTEGGKKKKLTQEQAQLPETSGTNIKKEEDCLQNPHKSPPTPSSSSSNKKQKNRTIRKHSISKTEGPQEKQQRVELSSISNFQAVSELLTFEGLSAIPSSRLQSSQKPLEAHLDLKMSPISPTSPCHNLPVSLSSDSNVHLNSNAHSILFSGAQVPHVPSATGFSNVGVPLMPSETVFSSSSAPQISQITVPSSIRDLYLPKPAAFNSTEAPHKQAIASRNGQTTRAPSAKLTSKSQFLKLHPPATASSNSQVPHILATMPRNISVTQVPQTRTSSSIQTLNSATVKASKNVQAPQVSLPIRPNYFLASVAPPSATPNRLTSHGPLLSIATSRAQTTQIEPGTESICVQALHAPPSTVSRNKCTTPLTQGAESSTGEALPLPKVKACTIFQAPRVSSPTASSSIMKPHATSSKTSSSLLDQHATSSTASSSRLLALKLSPVTASRALSAIPGLSETIHRSPSSVMTFSSNNIMTEAPRRGTVPKEPSREEGHHQGPKQVMVLKVTEPFTYDFEETKRMFHATVATETEFFRVKVFDTALMSKFIPGKIIAISHYIGCNGFLEIYRASCVSDVNINPTMIISNTLSESAIATPKISYLLSQAKGTFVNGEFVVFKKSERHECICYGIGDDTGKMAVVVYGRLTNVRCEPGSKLRLVCFELTSTKDVCLLRSVRHSYMQVINEGKPLNPDSVRRNSLEPYF